One region of Polynucleobacter sp. SHI8 genomic DNA includes:
- a CDS encoding helix-turn-helix domain-containing protein — protein sequence MHPIDIESYIIGENFQQARELQGKSRSSISQKLCCSVLQIQQIEEGGKSSFYTEGQKLKTAQKMAALLGMTSEQAFLGVAPQLKSEINFSGFHRSNQSAPLPKFSFSGAMGLGLICLIITAYSAYEFLSPDANLYSVAISSPKNSEIQTAQSLNAEDGFKEEVIVLDQKLTQDNTNPCAIQAQYTSTFVPSKANFAGNFVVLTSKTPQSVCVIDGNGSQQKIDVVPGQNKVVSGVGPFRLLSHHFQEIDAYFQGMKVVSLTQNIQSIELKEAPVQLRTEPVKTIVVSQLKENNESETFSNAALPATKLNASSDSGSGMTILDNKANSLSEE from the coding sequence ATGCATCCGATCGACATAGAGTCCTACATTATTGGTGAAAATTTTCAACAAGCAAGAGAGTTGCAGGGTAAATCTCGATCTTCTATCAGTCAAAAATTATGTTGTTCTGTATTACAAATTCAACAAATTGAAGAGGGTGGAAAATCTTCTTTTTATACAGAAGGGCAAAAATTAAAAACAGCCCAAAAAATGGCTGCGCTTTTAGGAATGACTTCAGAACAAGCATTTTTAGGCGTTGCACCCCAACTTAAATCTGAAATCAATTTTTCAGGTTTTCATCGTAGTAATCAATCAGCACCATTACCGAAGTTTTCCTTCAGCGGTGCAATGGGTTTAGGTCTTATTTGTTTGATCATTACGGCATATAGTGCTTATGAATTTTTAAGTCCAGATGCAAATCTTTACAGTGTTGCAATTTCTTCGCCAAAAAACTCAGAAATACAAACAGCTCAATCCTTGAATGCAGAAGATGGGTTCAAAGAAGAAGTGATCGTCCTGGACCAAAAATTAACGCAAGATAATACAAATCCTTGTGCAATTCAAGCTCAATACACGAGTACTTTTGTGCCATCAAAGGCTAACTTCGCCGGTAATTTTGTTGTCTTAACAAGTAAAACACCGCAAAGTGTATGTGTGATTGATGGTAATGGAAGTCAACAAAAAATTGATGTCGTGCCAGGACAAAATAAAGTTGTGAGTGGCGTCGGGCCATTTCGACTTCTTAGCCATCATTTTCAGGAAATTGATGCATATTTTCAAGGAATGAAAGTGGTCAGTTTGACTCAAAATATCCAAAGTATTGAACTTAAAGAAGCACCAGTTCAATTACGTACGGAGCCAGTCAAAACGATTGTTGTAAGTCAATTGAAAGAGAATAATGAGTCTGAGACTTTTTCTAACGCAGCTCTTCCTGCAACTAAATTGAATGCTTCTTCGGATAGCGGTTCTGGAATGACCATATTGGACAATAAAGCGAATTCTTTGAGTGAAGAGTAA
- a CDS encoding iron-containing alcohol dehydrogenase, whose product MSTINYLTQIHIEFGALEKLLTECERIGIKHPLIVTDQGIKQAGILAQALIQLKDLPVTIFEDTPSNPTEAAAQEAAKTYNQYQCDGLIALGGGSSIDCAKAVAILATHPDPLKTYATIEGGSPKITANTAPLIAVPTTSGTGSEVARGAIVILNDGRKVGLHSWFLMPKAAICDPLLTIGLPPRLTAATGMDAIAHCMETFMAAPFNPPADGIALDGLRRAWSHIEKATNQGQDRNARLQMMSASMQGAMAFQKGLGCVHSLSHSLGGVNPKLHHGTLNAIFLPSVIRFNQDAPSVIDESRILRMAQAMGLSSAQDVIPAIIDLNQRLGLPKGLKELGVNQEQFPNIIRGAIKDHCHLMNPKIATSEDYEMMLLESM is encoded by the coding sequence ATGTCAACAATCAATTATTTGACCCAAATTCATATCGAATTCGGTGCTTTAGAAAAATTACTCACTGAGTGTGAACGAATTGGTATTAAACACCCTTTGATCGTTACTGATCAAGGAATTAAACAAGCTGGAATTCTTGCTCAAGCTCTCATTCAATTAAAAGACTTGCCAGTCACCATCTTTGAAGACACACCTTCTAATCCAACTGAAGCCGCCGCTCAAGAAGCTGCTAAGACTTATAACCAATATCAATGTGATGGTTTAATCGCATTAGGCGGCGGATCATCCATCGATTGTGCGAAAGCTGTTGCCATCCTAGCAACCCATCCAGACCCCTTAAAAACGTATGCCACGATTGAAGGTGGATCTCCAAAAATTACTGCGAATACCGCACCACTAATCGCAGTTCCCACAACGAGTGGAACTGGCAGTGAAGTAGCAAGGGGCGCGATTGTTATATTGAATGATGGAAGAAAAGTAGGGTTGCACTCATGGTTTTTAATGCCGAAGGCAGCGATCTGCGACCCCCTTCTGACCATCGGCTTACCCCCTCGATTAACCGCTGCAACTGGCATGGATGCGATCGCACACTGCATGGAAACTTTTATGGCTGCGCCTTTTAATCCTCCAGCAGATGGTATTGCATTAGATGGATTAAGAAGGGCTTGGTCTCATATAGAAAAAGCTACCAATCAGGGTCAAGATCGAAATGCCCGTTTGCAAATGATGTCTGCTTCCATGCAAGGGGCAATGGCTTTTCAAAAGGGCTTAGGCTGTGTCCATAGTCTTAGTCACAGCTTAGGCGGAGTCAATCCAAAATTACATCATGGTACCCTCAATGCTATTTTCCTCCCCAGTGTGATTCGCTTTAATCAAGATGCACCTTCGGTAATTGATGAATCCAGAATCTTACGCATGGCACAAGCCATGGGTTTATCTTCTGCTCAGGATGTTATTCCTGCAATTATCGATTTAAATCAACGCTTAGGACTTCCAAAGGGATTAAAAGAACTTGGCGTCAATCAGGAACAATTTCCGAATATCATCCGAGGGGCAATCAAGGACCACTGTCATTTAATGAATCCGAAAATTGCCACTTCTGAAGATTATGAAATGATGCTTCTGGAGTCTATGTAA
- a CDS encoding thermonuclease family protein: protein MNFIKKLLIFFLLSLLSFVHLSFAENLTKSTGTITGKVIGISDGDTITILNDKQEQIKVRLAGIDCPEKSQAFGNRAKITLSNKVFSQNVKVETRDKDKYGRTLGIVKVGDEDINEYMISQGVAWHYKKYAKSQPEEEANRYAKAQELASQNKRGLWIQDNPMPPWEFRDQAKKAPKK from the coding sequence ATGAATTTTATAAAAAAACTCTTAATTTTTTTCTTGTTAAGTCTTCTTAGCTTTGTTCATCTATCATTTGCCGAGAATCTGACTAAATCAACTGGCACAATTACCGGCAAAGTCATTGGTATTTCAGATGGTGACACCATCACCATTCTTAACGATAAACAAGAGCAAATTAAAGTTCGTCTAGCTGGTATCGATTGCCCTGAAAAGTCTCAAGCCTTCGGCAACCGCGCAAAAATAACTCTGAGCAATAAAGTTTTTTCCCAAAATGTCAAAGTAGAAACTCGCGATAAAGATAAATATGGCAGGACCCTAGGTATTGTTAAAGTCGGTGATGAAGATATCAACGAATATATGATCTCTCAAGGGGTGGCTTGGCATTATAAAAAATACGCGAAAAGCCAACCGGAAGAAGAAGCTAATCGTTACGCAAAAGCACAAGAACTTGCTAGTCAAAATAAACGTGGTTTGTGGATTCAAGATAACCCAATGCCACCTTGGGAATTTCGTGATCAAGCTAAAAAAGCTCCAAAAAAGTAG
- the otnI gene encoding 2-oxo-tetronate isomerase encodes MPTFSANLSMMYQEVDFIDRFGLAAADGFEFVEFLFPYTYPAQAIVDQLTIHGLKLQLFNLPPGDYQAGERGLAILPDRQKEFDDGLALAIEYAQAMDCPNLHLMAGIIPEGISHQELRACYLKRIEQAAIACEPHNIDVVIEPINTITMPGYFLNYQDQAVEIIQELLLPNVKLMMDFFHAQLMQGNLENLLIKNLPHIGHIQIAGVPHRHEPNLGEVNYEYLLHLLDTLGYEGIVGCEYKPLNGTSEGLKWLSFYR; translated from the coding sequence ATGCCAACATTCTCAGCAAATCTTTCAATGATGTACCAAGAAGTTGATTTTATTGACCGTTTTGGTTTAGCCGCAGCAGATGGTTTTGAGTTCGTAGAATTTTTATTTCCATACACCTATCCAGCACAAGCAATTGTTGATCAATTGACAATCCACGGTCTTAAGTTACAGTTATTTAACTTACCACCCGGCGATTATCAAGCGGGTGAAAGAGGTTTAGCAATTCTTCCTGATCGTCAAAAAGAATTTGATGATGGCTTAGCTCTTGCCATCGAGTATGCGCAAGCCATGGATTGCCCAAATTTGCATCTAATGGCAGGCATTATTCCAGAAGGCATATCTCATCAAGAACTCAGAGCATGTTATTTAAAGCGAATTGAACAAGCAGCCATTGCCTGTGAACCGCACAATATTGATGTGGTTATTGAGCCAATCAACACCATCACCATGCCAGGATATTTTCTAAATTATCAAGATCAAGCAGTAGAAATTATTCAAGAACTTCTTTTACCAAACGTCAAACTGATGATGGATTTTTTCCACGCCCAGTTGATGCAAGGTAATTTAGAAAATCTTCTTATCAAAAACTTACCGCATATTGGTCATATTCAAATTGCTGGGGTTCCTCATCGTCATGAACCCAATCTGGGTGAGGTCAATTATGAGTATCTATTGCATCTCTTAGATACTTTAGGGTACGAAGGTATTGTCGGTTGTGAATATAAACCCCTCAACGGCACTTCTGAAGGTTTGAAGTGGTTAAGTTTTTATCGTTGA
- a CDS encoding glycine zipper family protein — MSYQNKFMSLLVLVALAGCSNTGSNFSPIVDKQGIDEAKYQQDLMECQNLSTQAQGAAKDGAKKAAGGAAIGALIGLVGGGNGTNIAQAAGVGGVIGGASGLYSGNAEKETIIKRCLAGRGYKVLN; from the coding sequence ATGTCATATCAAAATAAATTCATGAGTTTGCTCGTACTTGTAGCCCTAGCAGGTTGCTCTAATACAGGGTCAAATTTTTCCCCTATCGTTGATAAACAGGGGATAGATGAAGCGAAGTATCAGCAAGACTTGATGGAATGTCAGAACCTATCAACTCAAGCTCAAGGAGCAGCCAAGGACGGCGCTAAAAAAGCTGCAGGTGGTGCTGCGATTGGAGCATTGATTGGCCTTGTTGGAGGAGGTAACGGGACTAATATCGCGCAAGCTGCTGGAGTTGGTGGAGTTATCGGTGGTGCATCAGGATTGTATTCTGGGAATGCTGAAAAAGAAACGATCATCAAGCGTTGTCTTGCAGGACGTGGCTATAAAGTATTGAATTAA
- a CDS encoding MDR family oxidoreductase: MFKALVLRKEPQFTAQIEDVDEAHLPVTDIAVDVQYSTLNFKDGLAITNKGPVVRLWPMIAGIDGAGTISNPSHPDWKQGDLFIHNGWGVGENHWGCLGQKAHLKSEWLVRLPSAFTPRQAMAIGTAGYTAMLCVMAIENAGAKPGQGEVVVTGATGGVGSVAIALLSRLGYEVVAITGKLTEESYLKALGATRVIDRQEFTAAGKPLQKERWAAAIDTAGSNTLANLCAQMQYGAPVAACGLAQGADLPLTVMPFILRGVQLLGIDSVMAPLVKRQQAWERLGRDLDIAKLETMIRDITLDQVPEYATALMAGQVAGRIVVKIQ; encoded by the coding sequence ATGTTTAAAGCACTGGTATTGCGCAAAGAACCCCAATTTACAGCACAAATAGAAGACGTTGATGAGGCACATCTACCTGTCACGGATATTGCCGTTGATGTGCAATACTCCACTTTAAACTTTAAAGATGGCTTGGCCATTACGAATAAAGGTCCAGTTGTAAGACTATGGCCCATGATTGCAGGAATCGATGGTGCAGGCACCATCTCTAATCCAAGTCATCCTGATTGGAAGCAGGGTGACTTATTTATTCACAACGGTTGGGGTGTTGGTGAAAATCATTGGGGATGCTTAGGGCAAAAAGCCCATTTAAAAAGTGAATGGTTAGTGAGATTGCCTTCTGCATTTACACCTAGACAGGCGATGGCTATAGGTACCGCAGGTTACACTGCAATGTTGTGTGTGATGGCAATCGAAAACGCAGGGGCCAAGCCAGGTCAAGGTGAAGTAGTGGTTACTGGTGCGACAGGGGGTGTCGGAAGCGTGGCCATTGCTCTCTTAAGTCGTTTAGGTTACGAAGTAGTCGCTATTACTGGAAAATTGACAGAAGAAAGTTATTTAAAAGCATTAGGAGCAACCCGAGTCATAGATCGCCAGGAGTTTACTGCAGCTGGCAAGCCTTTGCAAAAAGAACGCTGGGCTGCTGCAATTGATACTGCCGGATCAAACACCTTAGCGAACCTTTGTGCCCAAATGCAATATGGAGCGCCAGTTGCTGCTTGTGGATTGGCACAAGGTGCAGATTTGCCGTTGACGGTGATGCCATTTATTTTACGTGGAGTTCAGCTTTTAGGAATTGATTCTGTGATGGCGCCACTGGTAAAAAGGCAACAAGCTTGGGAAAGATTAGGTCGTGATTTAGACATCGCGAAATTAGAAACCATGATTAGAGATATTACCTTAGATCAAGTTCCTGAATATGCAACTGCCTTGATGGCTGGTCAAGTAGCTGGCCGAATTGTAGTAAAAATTCAATAG
- the dusA gene encoding tRNA dihydrouridine(20/20a) synthase DusA — protein MNQDNSGKILAVAPMMDWTDRHCRSFHRILTKKTHLYTEMINTGAIIYGDVHRHLDFDTREHYVVLQLGGSDPSDLAIAAKKAQDWGYDQIDLNCGCPSERVQKGSFGACLMSEPSLVADCVKAMKDAVSIPVSVKHRLGLDDMDPRTDKDYQFVLDFMAGVAQAGASQLTIHARNAVLKGLSPKENRTIPPLRYDVAERLRQDLQQHFPSTKVLLNGGLEQNQLIANHWHDFDGCMVGRAAYHTPAMMLGWDRMLESEGHEFGYFLNDQTWLEIQSAIIEYAQAWLTQCQNSGESFYIAAITRHILGLAHGLGGARLWRQHMSDHRILSTIKTHQDIENFFTRASRELRIFSDEQEEDRLSPLDES, from the coding sequence GTGAATCAAGATAATAGTGGCAAGATTTTAGCCGTTGCGCCCATGATGGATTGGACTGATCGACACTGTCGATCATTTCACCGGATACTTACTAAAAAAACTCACCTGTATACAGAGATGATTAATACAGGTGCGATTATTTATGGAGATGTTCATCGGCATTTAGACTTTGATACTCGTGAGCATTATGTTGTTCTGCAGTTAGGTGGAAGCGATCCATCTGATTTAGCGATTGCAGCCAAAAAAGCACAAGATTGGGGCTATGATCAAATCGATCTTAATTGTGGCTGCCCATCAGAGCGTGTTCAGAAAGGATCTTTTGGCGCCTGCTTAATGTCTGAGCCATCACTCGTTGCTGACTGTGTTAAAGCCATGAAAGATGCTGTATCCATTCCCGTATCCGTCAAACATCGCTTAGGTTTAGACGATATGGATCCTAGAACTGATAAGGATTATCAATTTGTATTAGATTTTATGGCGGGAGTTGCTCAGGCCGGCGCTAGTCAATTGACGATTCATGCACGAAATGCTGTACTTAAAGGATTATCACCAAAGGAAAATCGAACCATACCGCCACTTCGATACGATGTTGCTGAGCGGCTCAGGCAGGATCTACAACAGCATTTTCCTAGTACGAAGGTGTTGCTTAATGGCGGCTTAGAGCAGAATCAATTGATTGCTAATCATTGGCATGATTTTGACGGTTGCATGGTTGGACGCGCCGCTTACCATACACCTGCAATGATGCTTGGGTGGGATCGGATGTTAGAAAGTGAAGGTCATGAATTTGGATATTTTTTAAATGATCAAACCTGGCTAGAGATTCAGAGTGCAATTATTGAGTATGCACAAGCATGGTTAACGCAGTGTCAAAACAGTGGTGAATCTTTTTATATTGCAGCTATTACACGCCATATACTTGGTTTAGCTCATGGCTTGGGTGGCGCAAGATTGTGGCGTCAACACATGTCTGATCATCGCATTCTCTCAACAATTAAAACGCACCAAGATATTGAAAACTTTTTTACAAGGGCTAGTCGTGAATTACGCATATTTTCTGATGAACAAGAGGAAGATCGATTATCACCGCTGGATGAATCATAA
- a CDS encoding amidase, which produces MKNIVDNVGALIDATCSIAGEPSGSLLEKSFVLKDIFDVKGFKTGFGNPAWMNTHPLATHTNSSVERLLHAGASLQGKSHCDELTYNLFGNNFHYGTPINHASPQRMTGGSSSGSAAAVCADLVDFSIGSDTGGSVRAPASFCGLFGIRPTHGSISLDHSCGLAPSFDTLGWMTKDVSLLRQIGALLLQNDTNTSPTSPSNSKLYYLKEAFDVIHPEIADVIHQEFAKFGVFSEVSLGNESLIEWADQFRILQGAEVWKNLGPWVSQHWADISPAIRARFEMAQQLSSQQQSQAQIKWLAIQSKMNQILENNAILVLPTVAGIAPLLNAPNDELEIYRKQCFQLLCISGLSGTPQINLPICTHAGAPLGISILGAKNSDLQLLQIAEDLFKQ; this is translated from the coding sequence ATGAAAAATATTGTTGATAATGTCGGCGCTTTAATCGATGCAACTTGTTCTATTGCAGGTGAACCTTCTGGTTCTTTGCTGGAAAAATCCTTCGTTTTGAAGGATATTTTTGATGTCAAAGGTTTTAAGACTGGGTTTGGTAACCCTGCCTGGATGAATACTCACCCACTCGCAACCCATACCAACTCTTCGGTCGAGCGACTCCTTCATGCTGGAGCTTCATTACAGGGTAAATCTCATTGTGATGAGTTGACCTATAATCTCTTCGGCAATAATTTTCATTACGGCACTCCCATCAATCATGCTAGCCCACAGCGCATGACTGGCGGATCTTCTAGTGGTTCTGCAGCTGCTGTTTGTGCTGACCTTGTCGATTTCTCTATTGGTTCAGATACAGGTGGGTCCGTTCGTGCCCCGGCTTCTTTTTGTGGCTTATTTGGTATTCGACCAACTCATGGAAGTATTTCCTTAGATCATTCCTGTGGATTGGCTCCTAGTTTTGACACCTTGGGTTGGATGACAAAAGATGTTTCTTTACTTCGTCAAATTGGAGCTCTTTTACTTCAAAATGATACGAATACTTCACCTACATCACCATCAAATTCAAAGCTTTACTATCTCAAAGAAGCTTTTGATGTCATTCATCCTGAAATTGCAGATGTAATTCATCAAGAATTTGCTAAATTTGGCGTCTTCAGTGAAGTCTCCTTAGGTAATGAGTCTCTTATCGAATGGGCTGATCAATTTCGTATTTTACAAGGGGCAGAAGTTTGGAAAAACCTAGGGCCTTGGGTGAGTCAGCATTGGGCGGATATTAGTCCAGCTATTCGGGCTCGCTTTGAAATGGCGCAACAATTAAGCTCTCAGCAACAATCGCAAGCCCAAATCAAATGGCTCGCAATCCAATCAAAAATGAATCAAATCTTGGAGAACAATGCCATCCTGGTTTTACCAACGGTCGCTGGCATAGCACCTCTATTGAACGCCCCAAATGATGAGCTAGAGATCTATCGAAAACAATGCTTTCAGCTACTCTGTATTTCTGGCTTATCAGGTACTCCACAAATCAACCTGCCGATTTGCACCCATGCAGGTGCACCTCTCGGAATTTCTATCTTAGGAGCCAAAAACAGCGATTTACAATTGTTGCAAATCGCTGAGGATCTTTTTAAGCAATAA
- a CDS encoding LLM class flavin-dependent oxidoreductase: MKLSTFMMPIHPPGRNLTETFNEDREAVIFADHLGYSEAYVGEHVTDAAETITNSMIFLSSLIYHTKRIKLGTGTINLPNSHPAAIAAQAAMMDHMLEGRFIMGISPGGLMSDAEVFGNFKADRNAMFVESINTILKIWEGEAPYNIDGEYWKISTQNTMIPEIGQGYIMKPFQQPHPLIVGTAVAPFSKGVTEMAKRGWQPISANFLMPEWVKTHWPKYVEGREAIGAVPHASEWRVAKSIFVADDAATAESYGRGPEGPYYAYFKSLSRKLVNGGRSNLFKVDPNMPDSDVTPEFVTNRLVLAGTVNSVVDQLLKFREEVGDFGNLLYACHDWKNIPLAKRSMELMAKEVMPRVNEAIGQTEDNPVIA, encoded by the coding sequence ATGAAATTAAGTACATTTATGATGCCGATTCATCCACCAGGCAGAAATCTCACTGAAACTTTTAATGAAGACCGTGAGGCAGTTATTTTTGCCGATCATTTGGGTTACAGTGAAGCATATGTTGGTGAGCATGTTACTGATGCGGCTGAGACAATCACAAATTCGATGATATTTCTTTCAAGTTTGATTTATCACACCAAGCGCATCAAATTAGGTACTGGCACAATCAATCTTCCCAACTCACATCCAGCCGCGATTGCAGCCCAAGCCGCCATGATGGATCATATGTTAGAGGGGCGTTTTATTATGGGTATTAGTCCTGGTGGATTAATGTCCGATGCGGAGGTATTTGGTAATTTTAAGGCTGATCGTAATGCGATGTTTGTCGAAAGTATCAATACGATTCTGAAAATTTGGGAGGGGGAAGCGCCTTACAATATCGATGGAGAGTATTGGAAGATCTCTACTCAAAATACAATGATTCCCGAGATTGGCCAGGGTTACATCATGAAGCCATTTCAACAGCCACACCCATTGATTGTTGGGACAGCAGTAGCACCGTTTTCTAAAGGTGTTACAGAAATGGCAAAACGAGGCTGGCAACCGATCTCAGCTAACTTCTTAATGCCAGAATGGGTCAAAACCCACTGGCCTAAATATGTCGAAGGTCGTGAGGCGATAGGCGCAGTTCCGCACGCTAGTGAATGGCGTGTTGCAAAGAGTATCTTTGTTGCTGATGATGCGGCGACTGCAGAAAGTTATGGTCGTGGTCCAGAAGGTCCTTATTATGCTTACTTCAAGTCATTAAGTCGTAAGTTAGTTAATGGTGGTCGCAGTAATCTATTTAAAGTCGATCCCAACATGCCTGACTCTGACGTCACACCTGAATTTGTCACAAATCGTTTAGTACTTGCAGGAACTGTAAATTCTGTTGTGGATCAACTCCTCAAGTTCAGAGAAGAAGTAGGAGATTTTGGTAACTTGCTGTATGCATGTCATGACTGGAAAAATATTCCATTAGCCAAGCGCTCAATGGAGTTAATGGCGAAAGAAGTAATGCCAAGAGTCAATGAAGCTATTGGTCAGACTGAAGATAATCCAGTTATTGCTTAA
- a CDS encoding TetR/AcrR family transcriptional regulator, producing MSEENSFSEVTAVEVQPRKRMKREDRDREIASAAVAFFAEVGFDGDTRELARRLGVTQSLIFRYFPNKAALIERVYQEVYVGRWNPYWETIIADRSVPLQDRLIRLYKDYSRISLTYDWVRIFMFSGLKGEDINTRYLKFLRSRILEPIAIEVRAELGLPSPDEIPLKMSEVELAWGINSRIFYLGQRQWIFNVPLDIDIDSIIEHTIITYLSGARTVVPMLIKQD from the coding sequence ATGTCTGAAGAAAATAGTTTTTCTGAAGTAACTGCTGTCGAAGTTCAGCCTCGTAAGCGCATGAAGCGTGAAGATCGTGATCGTGAGATTGCGTCTGCTGCTGTAGCTTTTTTTGCGGAGGTTGGCTTTGATGGTGATACGCGTGAGCTAGCCAGACGACTCGGTGTAACTCAGTCTTTAATTTTTCGCTACTTTCCGAATAAAGCGGCTTTAATTGAGCGCGTCTATCAAGAAGTCTATGTCGGACGATGGAATCCTTATTGGGAGACCATTATTGCTGATCGCAGCGTTCCCTTGCAAGACCGTTTGATTCGTTTGTATAAAGATTATTCAAGGATTTCGTTAACCTATGATTGGGTCAGAATCTTCATGTTTTCTGGACTGAAGGGCGAGGATATCAACACCCGATATTTGAAGTTTCTGCGTAGTCGTATTTTAGAGCCCATTGCAATTGAGGTTCGAGCTGAACTCGGTTTACCTTCGCCAGATGAAATACCACTCAAAATGAGTGAAGTAGAACTGGCTTGGGGTATTAATTCGCGGATTTTTTATCTCGGGCAAAGGCAATGGATCTTCAATGTGCCCCTTGATATCGATATTGACTCAATTATTGAACATACGATCATTACTTATTTGTCCGGTGCAAGAACCGTTGTTCCCATGTTAATAAAACAAGATTAA
- a CDS encoding Gfo/Idh/MocA family oxidoreductase: MSVKPLNVAVIGYGWWGKIITATLEASPLLNVVLVIESDPKVNEIAQESGKTMHFAVGKDFSEALVHPEVEAIVLCTPHQFHAQQIQLAAKAGKHVFCEKPLCLTYEDAQASIAACNAAGVKLGIGHERRFEPAIVAMREEIAKGTLGVVLQIEANFSQDKFFALPPDNWRLSNKFAPVGPLTATGIHLVDLAIAILGPAQSVWARLSTRGSQFENGDTLGIMLAFPGGANALISAILATPFDGRFCVYGSKGWMEIRDNTHPEHPTGWNITTQLRGEEKKTHFMPPAPTVRFNLEAFANGVRGVTPYPVSHQEMLANVGALEAIMRSAASEKIELIQG, from the coding sequence GTGTCTGTAAAACCTTTAAACGTTGCCGTGATTGGTTATGGTTGGTGGGGTAAGATTATTACCGCAACCTTGGAAGCCAGTCCATTATTAAATGTTGTTTTAGTCATTGAGAGCGACCCTAAGGTCAATGAAATCGCTCAAGAGTCTGGTAAAACTATGCACTTTGCAGTTGGTAAAGACTTTTCGGAAGCTTTGGTGCATCCTGAAGTTGAGGCAATTGTTCTTTGCACCCCCCATCAGTTCCATGCTCAGCAAATCCAGTTAGCGGCAAAAGCTGGTAAGCATGTCTTTTGTGAAAAACCTCTTTGTTTAACTTATGAGGATGCGCAAGCATCCATTGCCGCCTGTAATGCTGCCGGTGTGAAGTTAGGCATTGGTCATGAAAGACGTTTTGAGCCTGCCATTGTTGCGATGCGTGAGGAGATTGCCAAAGGAACTTTGGGCGTTGTTTTACAAATTGAGGCTAATTTTTCACAAGACAAATTTTTTGCTCTGCCACCTGATAACTGGCGCTTATCCAATAAATTTGCACCTGTAGGGCCCTTAACTGCAACAGGAATTCATTTAGTTGATTTAGCGATCGCTATTTTAGGCCCTGCACAATCCGTATGGGCGCGACTTTCAACCCGAGGAAGTCAGTTTGAAAATGGTGACACCTTAGGTATTATGTTGGCATTTCCAGGCGGTGCAAATGCACTGATTAGCGCTATTTTGGCAACGCCGTTTGATGGTCGCTTTTGTGTGTACGGATCCAAAGGGTGGATGGAGATCAGAGATAATACCCATCCTGAGCATCCAACCGGTTGGAATATCACTACCCAGTTACGTGGTGAAGAAAAGAAAACACACTTTATGCCACCAGCACCTACGGTACGTTTTAACTTAGAGGCTTTTGCGAATGGTGTAAGGGGAGTTACCCCATATCCCGTATCGCACCAAGAAATGTTAGCAAATGTTGGAGCATTAGAAGCGATCATGCGATCTGCTGCGTCTGAGAAAATTGAATTAATTCAAGGGTAA
- a CDS encoding alpha/beta fold hydrolase, with translation MTNTAYVLEGKLGAPVLLVANSLGANYSMWDPQIEEWKKNFQVLRYNYRGHGGTPSVGNFATSQDLADDVNELLDALNIKEVYWVGLSLGAMLGLYFAAHYPQKVKALASACFRPYQTPESFAMWEARIKTVTEQGVGAIVAGTADRWLTEGFRQANPSIDTALRVMIGANEPDGYMACGHAVKDYDLRPYVGKVSCPVLLIGGQFDGGAPASEVSNLRTVIQNSEYAELPGAHIANLECAPEFTRIVNTFMLAH, from the coding sequence ATGACAAATACGGCATACGTTCTTGAAGGTAAATTAGGTGCTCCAGTCCTACTGGTTGCAAATTCATTAGGTGCTAATTACTCAATGTGGGATCCACAGATTGAGGAGTGGAAAAAGAACTTTCAAGTTTTGAGATACAACTATCGAGGTCATGGCGGCACACCATCCGTTGGTAACTTTGCAACTTCACAAGATTTGGCTGATGATGTTAATGAGCTTTTAGATGCTCTTAATATCAAAGAGGTCTACTGGGTAGGATTGTCACTAGGTGCCATGTTAGGACTTTACTTTGCGGCTCATTACCCTCAAAAAGTCAAAGCATTAGCTTCCGCTTGTTTTCGCCCTTATCAAACGCCAGAATCGTTTGCGATGTGGGAAGCCAGAATTAAGACCGTTACAGAGCAGGGTGTAGGCGCAATTGTTGCAGGTACAGCCGATCGTTGGTTAACCGAAGGCTTTCGTCAAGCCAATCCAAGCATTGATACAGCGTTGCGTGTCATGATTGGCGCCAACGAACCAGACGGTTATATGGCTTGTGGGCATGCAGTCAAAGACTATGACCTAAGACCATATGTTGGTAAAGTGAGTTGCCCGGTTCTTTTGATTGGTGGTCAATTTGATGGTGGTGCACCTGCTTCTGAGGTTAGCAATTTGCGTACGGTGATACAGAACAGTGAATATGCGGAACTTCCTGGGGCGCATATTGCTAATTTAGAGTGTGCTCCTGAGTTCACGCGTATCGTTAATACATTTATGCTTGCCCATTAA